A single window of Methylobacterium nodulans ORS 2060 DNA harbors:
- a CDS encoding response regulator transcription factor → MSVTALIVDDSKLARLVVGKLLRQIRPDWALAEAANADEALALIAGQRIDVALLDFNMPGRDGLALAADLRAARPEMPIAVISANIQDEIVARARSVDAAFLPKPLTEEILSGFVSGAALRLRRGSP, encoded by the coding sequence ATGTCCGTTACAGCCCTCATCGTCGACGACAGCAAGCTTGCCCGCCTCGTCGTCGGCAAGCTCCTGCGCCAGATCAGACCGGACTGGGCGCTGGCCGAGGCCGCGAATGCGGACGAGGCGCTGGCCCTGATCGCGGGCCAGCGGATCGACGTCGCGCTCCTCGACTTCAACATGCCGGGTCGCGACGGCCTCGCCCTCGCGGCGGATCTGCGCGCAGCGCGGCCCGAGATGCCCATCGCGGTCATCTCGGCCAATATCCAGGACGAGATCGTCGCGCGGGCGCGCAGCGTCGATGCGGCCTTCCTGCCCAAGCCCCTGACCGAGGAGATCCTATCCGGCTTCGTCTCGGGCGCGGCCCTGCGCCTGCGCAGGGGATCGCCGTGA
- a CDS encoding PAS domain-containing protein, translated as MPPAADEQSIATARAAVHRQAGPFITVLERTRQPMILTDPHLPDNPIVFANAAFQALTGYAEEDLVGRNCRLLQGPDTDPATVARIRAAIAEGREIRASILNYRKDGRPFWNELFVCPVFDEAGRLINFFASQVDATLAHEAEAAQTRLSAAEGRLAEVQRQLALTLSAAGIAGTWDWDIPRRRLHVDERFALLNGIAVPVEPAGVPTSAFFASIHPLDRTRIRLAVSAMLNGAEVFDKEYRLRAPDGTVRWVHARGRCHYGPDEAPVRFTGVLVEATDQKRMEERLRIAQTAGQVGAFEYVPGFATVAVSPQFCSLLGLMPTEILAASAVNALVVEGDPPLMDPGLSEVGELPDTEMRVRRADSGEIRWLARRGEAIRDNETSDLRHVGVIYDVTATKQAEVRLRELNDTLEARVREAIAEREQAEAQLRQSQKMEAVGQLTGGIAHDFNNLLTGIVGSLDLMQTRIGEGRTENLTRYAGLAMASAQRAAALTHRLLAFSRRQPLEARPVDVNGLVSSMDELLRRTLGEQIRLEIAVAGGLWLTLCDPNQLENAILNLAINARDAMPDGGHLTIETANACLDEAHAAREIGVKAGQYVCLSVSDTGTGMPADVIARAFDPFFTTKPLGQGTGLGLSMIYGFATQSEGNVKIYSEPGQGTTVKLYLPRYRGEVEPPAETRGEAPRAERGETVLVVEDDATVRALVIEVLQELGYQALEAPDGPAGLRLLQSNVHVDLLITDVGLPGINGRQLADQVRLFRPHLRVLFMTGYAENAAFGNGQIGPGMQMITKPFAVDALATKIRAMLEA; from the coding sequence ATGCCTCCGGCCGCGGACGAGCAGTCCATCGCGACGGCGCGGGCGGCGGTGCACCGGCAGGCCGGTCCGTTCATCACGGTCCTGGAGCGCACGCGCCAGCCGATGATCCTCACGGACCCCCACCTGCCCGACAACCCGATCGTCTTCGCGAACGCGGCCTTTCAGGCACTGACGGGCTATGCGGAGGAGGATCTCGTCGGGCGCAACTGCCGCCTGCTGCAGGGGCCGGACACGGACCCGGCCACGGTCGCCCGGATCCGCGCCGCCATAGCGGAGGGCCGCGAGATCCGGGCCTCGATCCTGAACTACCGCAAGGACGGCCGCCCGTTCTGGAACGAGCTCTTCGTCTGTCCGGTCTTCGACGAGGCGGGCCGTCTGATCAACTTCTTCGCCTCGCAGGTCGACGCGACGCTGGCGCACGAGGCCGAGGCCGCCCAGACGCGCCTGAGCGCCGCCGAGGGCCGTCTCGCCGAGGTGCAGCGCCAGCTCGCGCTCACCCTGTCGGCGGCCGGGATCGCCGGCACCTGGGATTGGGATATCCCGAGGCGCCGGCTGCATGTCGACGAGCGCTTCGCCCTGCTCAACGGCATCGCGGTGCCGGTCGAGCCGGCCGGCGTCCCGACCAGCGCCTTCTTCGCCAGCATCCACCCCCTCGACCGGACGCGCATCCGGCTCGCCGTGAGCGCCATGCTCAACGGGGCGGAGGTCTTCGACAAGGAGTATCGCCTGCGCGCGCCCGACGGCACGGTGCGCTGGGTCCATGCGCGCGGGCGCTGCCACTACGGCCCGGACGAGGCGCCGGTGCGATTCACGGGCGTCCTCGTGGAGGCGACCGACCAGAAGCGCATGGAGGAGCGCCTGCGCATCGCGCAGACGGCCGGCCAGGTCGGCGCCTTCGAGTACGTGCCGGGCTTCGCCACGGTGGCGGTCTCGCCGCAATTCTGCAGCCTCCTCGGCCTCATGCCGACCGAGATCCTGGCGGCGAGCGCGGTCAACGCCCTGGTGGTCGAGGGCGACCCGCCGCTCATGGATCCGGGCCTGAGCGAGGTGGGCGAGCTGCCCGATACCGAGATGCGGGTGCGGCGCGCCGATAGCGGGGAGATCCGCTGGCTCGCCCGCCGGGGCGAGGCGATCCGCGACAACGAGACCTCGGACCTGCGCCATGTCGGGGTCATCTACGACGTGACGGCGACCAAGCAGGCAGAGGTTAGGCTCCGCGAGCTCAACGACACGCTCGAAGCCCGCGTCCGCGAGGCGATCGCGGAGCGCGAGCAGGCCGAGGCGCAGCTGCGCCAGAGCCAGAAGATGGAGGCGGTGGGCCAGCTCACCGGCGGCATCGCCCACGACTTCAACAACCTGCTCACCGGCATCGTCGGCTCCCTGGACCTGATGCAGACCCGCATCGGCGAGGGCCGGACCGAGAACCTCACCCGCTACGCGGGCCTCGCGATGGCCTCGGCCCAGCGGGCGGCCGCGCTGACCCATCGCCTGCTCGCCTTCTCGCGCCGGCAGCCGCTCGAAGCGCGGCCCGTCGACGTGAACGGGCTCGTGAGCTCCATGGACGAGCTGCTGCGCCGGACGCTCGGCGAGCAGATCCGCCTGGAGATCGCGGTGGCGGGCGGCCTGTGGCTGACCCTCTGCGACCCCAACCAGCTCGAGAACGCGATCCTCAACCTTGCCATCAACGCGCGGGACGCGATGCCCGACGGGGGGCACCTCACGATCGAGACCGCGAATGCCTGTCTCGACGAGGCCCATGCGGCGCGCGAGATCGGCGTGAAGGCCGGCCAGTATGTCTGCCTCAGTGTGAGCGATACCGGCACCGGCATGCCGGCGGACGTGATCGCCCGCGCCTTCGACCCCTTCTTCACCACGAAGCCCCTCGGCCAGGGCACCGGCCTCGGCCTGTCGATGATCTACGGCTTCGCTACGCAATCCGAGGGGAACGTCAAGATCTACTCGGAGCCCGGACAGGGCACGACCGTGAAGCTCTACCTGCCGCGCTACCGCGGCGAGGTCGAGCCGCCGGCCGAGACGCGCGGGGAGGCGCCGCGGGCCGAGCGAGGGGAGACGGTGCTCGTGGTGGAGGACGACGCCACGGTCCGCGCCCTCGTCATCGAGGTGCTGCAGGAGCTCGGCTATCAGGCCCTGGAGGCGCCGGACGGGCCGGCCGGCCTGCGCCTCCTGCAGTCGAACGTCCATGTCGACCTGCTCATCACCGATGTCGGCCTGCCCGGCATCAACGGCCGCCAGCTCGCCGATCAGGTCCGCCTGTTCCGCCCGCATCTGAGGGTGCTGTTCATGACCGGCTACGCGGAGAACGCCGCCTTCGGCAACGGCCAGATCGGGCCCGGCATGCAGATGATCACCAAGCCGTTCGCGGTCGACGCGCTGGCCACCAAGATCCGGGCTATGCTCGAGGCGTGA
- a CDS encoding alpha/beta fold hydrolase: MSPSTEPASGTPSAPGPEIRHGTVAVRGIRMHVARCGEGPPLVLLHGWPEFWATWEPLMARLAGRFDLVAPDLRGFGETGRDPLAPPDPTVDAEAHAADLLALLDALGLARVGLVGHDVGAYVMQAFARRHPERLSGLFFFNCPTPGIGPRWAEAGHLKETWYQYFHQQPFAAALVGASRESCATYIGHFLRHWSADPETFAPLLDRFVDNFLRPGNLQGGFDWYLSAAPSRRQVIEGTALPLPPITVPTRVLWGARDPIIRVVWMDRLAETFTDLEAGRAEEAGHFVHVESPDLAAAEIARFFTGRMSAGR, from the coding sequence ATGAGCCCATCGACCGAGCCCGCGAGCGGCACGCCGTCCGCGCCGGGACCGGAGATCCGTCACGGCACCGTCGCTGTGCGCGGCATCCGGATGCATGTCGCCCGCTGCGGCGAGGGCCCGCCCCTCGTGCTCCTGCACGGCTGGCCCGAGTTCTGGGCGACCTGGGAACCGCTCATGGCGCGGCTCGCCGGCCGCTTCGACCTCGTCGCGCCCGACCTGCGCGGCTTCGGAGAGACCGGGCGTGATCCGCTGGCCCCGCCCGACCCGACCGTGGATGCCGAGGCGCACGCGGCCGATCTCCTCGCGCTCCTCGACGCGCTCGGGCTCGCCCGCGTCGGGCTCGTCGGGCACGATGTCGGCGCCTACGTCATGCAGGCCTTCGCCCGCCGGCATCCGGAGCGGCTCTCCGGGCTGTTCTTCTTCAATTGCCCGACGCCCGGAATCGGGCCGCGCTGGGCCGAGGCCGGCCATCTCAAGGAGACCTGGTACCAGTACTTCCACCAGCAGCCCTTCGCGGCGGCGCTCGTCGGCGCCTCGCGGGAGAGCTGCGCGACCTATATCGGCCACTTCCTGCGGCACTGGAGCGCCGATCCCGAAACCTTCGCGCCCCTGCTCGACCGGTTCGTCGACAACTTCCTGCGACCGGGCAACCTTCAGGGCGGGTTCGACTGGTATCTCTCCGCGGCGCCGTCGCGCCGCCAGGTCATCGAGGGGACGGCACTGCCCCTGCCCCCGATCACGGTGCCGACGCGGGTGCTGTGGGGGGCGCGCGACCCGATCATCCGGGTCGTCTGGATGGACCGGCTGGCCGAGACCTTCACCGATCTGGAGGCAGGCCGTGCCGAGGAGGCGGGCCACTTCGTCCATGTCGAGTCGCCGGATCTGGCGGCCGCGGAGATCGCCCGCTTCTTCACGGGCCGAATGAGCGCGGGGCGCTAG
- a CDS encoding chemotaxis protein CheX yields MSTAPVELSALQQDAFTELVNIGVSRAAASLRKMIGVQVLLSVPSIEIVSRADAARLVAEREATDLVVVHQSFKGAFSGRALLIFPQETGRELVRAVTGEDLSPEEVAALEDEALSETGNIILNGCLATMANMLQRTLTMSLPEVLRGDGIRIFRPLAGGDATALVLFLYINFSVRERDIRGYIAMLMDLPSLENLRVLIDDFIARAIGETGG; encoded by the coding sequence GTGAGCACGGCGCCGGTCGAACTCTCCGCGCTCCAGCAGGACGCCTTCACGGAACTCGTCAATATCGGCGTCAGCCGCGCCGCGGCGAGCCTGCGCAAGATGATCGGCGTGCAGGTGCTGCTCTCGGTGCCCTCGATCGAGATCGTCTCGCGGGCGGACGCCGCGCGGCTCGTGGCCGAGCGCGAGGCCACCGACCTCGTGGTGGTCCACCAGAGTTTCAAGGGCGCCTTCTCGGGCCGCGCCCTCCTGATCTTCCCGCAGGAGACCGGCCGCGAACTCGTCCGCGCCGTGACGGGCGAGGATCTCTCCCCCGAGGAGGTGGCGGCGCTCGAGGACGAGGCGCTCAGTGAGACCGGCAACATCATCCTGAACGGCTGCCTCGCCACGATGGCGAACATGCTCCAGCGCACGCTGACGATGTCGCTGCCCGAGGTGCTGCGCGGCGACGGGATCCGGATCTTCCGGCCCCTGGCCGGCGGCGACGCCACCGCCCTCGTCCTGTTCCTCTACATCAACTTCTCGGTGCGCGAGCGCGACATCCGCGGCTACATCGCGATGCTGATGGACCTGCCGTCGCTGGAGAACCTGAGGGTCCTGATCGACGACTTCATCGCACGCGCCATCGGCGAGACGGGCGGCTGA
- a CDS encoding DUF2270 domain-containing protein, with the protein MTAIVSRNATGRDTAVPIPLPKTPAEAITVLAHYHRAEIGRMAGWRDRIDRTTNWAITVIAAMLSVSLSTPTAHHGVLLFAMLLVLLLLGIEARRYRFFDVFRRRVRRLERHYYAQVFASQPDPSDAWTEMLSTSLRHPVFYISLAEAFRRRLRRNYGWMFLILLLAWLLKISSARLQESGRGELVHSVGEIIDNASLGPLPGWLVLCAVMIFYGLLLMVILRRSDRETDDGSVHV; encoded by the coding sequence GTGACGGCAATCGTGTCGCGCAATGCCACGGGCAGAGACACCGCCGTGCCGATTCCCCTCCCCAAGACCCCTGCCGAGGCCATCACTGTTCTTGCCCATTACCACCGCGCCGAGATCGGCCGCATGGCAGGCTGGCGCGATCGGATCGACCGCACCACGAACTGGGCCATTACGGTGATCGCCGCCATGCTGTCCGTGTCGCTGTCGACGCCGACGGCGCATCACGGCGTGCTGCTGTTCGCCATGCTGCTGGTGCTGCTTCTCCTCGGCATCGAGGCGCGCCGCTACCGCTTCTTCGACGTCTTCCGACGCCGCGTGCGACGCCTCGAACGTCACTACTACGCCCAGGTCTTCGCCTCCCAGCCTGATCCGAGCGATGCCTGGACGGAGATGCTCAGCACCAGCCTGCGCCATCCGGTGTTCTACATCTCCCTGGCCGAGGCCTTCCGGCGACGCCTGCGACGCAATTACGGCTGGATGTTCCTCATCCTCCTGCTGGCGTGGCTGCTGAAGATCTCTTCGGCGCGCCTCCAGGAATCCGGCCGCGGCGAGCTCGTCCACTCGGTGGGCGAGATCATCGACAATGCCAGCCTCGGCCCCCTCCCCGGCTGGCTGGTGCTCTGCGCCGTGATGATCTTCTACGGATTGCTGCTGATGGTGATCCTGCGCCGAAGCGACCGGGAGACGGACGACGGGTCCGTTCACGTGTGA
- a CDS encoding HD domain-containing protein, which translates to MMTSADAKAFARVQHAGQADRAGAPYIEHLERVAAAAEMRARHAQQAGLDLDPEAVAQAAWLHDVIEDTGTTADDLRRLGYATPVIEMVELLTKPPGHQTYEERIATIIDSGNLGAILIKLSDNEDNNDPVRGLPEGSERLTAQYTASMVRLHRAAAALGYSGP; encoded by the coding sequence ATGATGACCAGCGCAGATGCCAAAGCCTTCGCTCGGGTCCAGCATGCCGGGCAGGCCGACAGAGCGGGAGCACCCTATATCGAGCACCTGGAGCGCGTCGCGGCAGCCGCCGAGATGCGGGCGCGCCACGCGCAGCAGGCCGGGCTCGACCTCGATCCCGAGGCCGTCGCCCAGGCGGCCTGGCTGCACGACGTGATCGAGGACACCGGGACGACGGCAGACGACCTGCGCCGGCTGGGCTACGCGACGCCCGTCATCGAGATGGTGGAGCTGCTGACCAAGCCGCCCGGCCACCAGACCTACGAGGAGCGCATCGCGACGATCATCGACAGCGGCAATCTCGGCGCGATCCTGATCAAGCTGTCGGACAACGAGGACAACAACGATCCCGTCCGCGGCCTGCCCGAGGGGTCCGAGCGCCTCACCGCCCAGTACACGGCCTCCATGGTGCGCCTGCATCGCGCTGCGGCCGCGCTGGGCTACTCCGGACCCTGA
- a CDS encoding acyltransferase family protein: MPQATGMDMAMSLGQEMETADNNPSGFNYLRLLLALAVITWHTVIVCYGLEAETPFWTGPIRPAIFFILPAFFALGGFLVAASALRNTIAGFLLLRAMRLYPALLFEVTTFAIIIGPFITTYSLGAYFTDESLYLYLLNATGFIHYFLPGVFGSNPAGPAVNLQLWTIPRELECYALLTGLALIGFTRRPALIALALAVMSAYGLMRDQQALIGSGPPARLLILSFLAGILLYMWKDKVPSRFPYFVLAAALSWYCLSDVHLMSLSPLPVAYATVWLGAKNPRRIWFVATGDYSYGLYLYGYPTQQLIAQLLPDLRIWYWNGIISVIVAGVFACISWHLVEHPVLKRKSQILALLRVHAPGRRTRAMISLAGRPEPA, encoded by the coding sequence ATGCCGCAAGCAACGGGCATGGACATGGCGATGAGTCTCGGACAGGAAATGGAGACGGCAGACAACAATCCTTCCGGCTTCAATTATCTCCGGCTGCTTCTGGCTTTGGCAGTCATAACCTGGCACACCGTCATCGTCTGCTACGGGCTGGAGGCCGAGACGCCGTTCTGGACGGGGCCGATTCGGCCCGCGATCTTCTTCATTCTCCCTGCATTCTTCGCGCTCGGCGGCTTCCTGGTCGCGGCAAGCGCCCTCAGGAACACCATCGCCGGATTTCTGCTGCTGCGCGCCATGCGCCTTTACCCTGCCCTGCTTTTCGAGGTGACGACTTTTGCGATCATCATCGGGCCGTTCATAACCACATATTCGCTCGGCGCTTATTTCACGGACGAATCGTTATATCTGTATCTGCTCAACGCGACCGGATTTATCCACTACTTCCTGCCAGGCGTCTTCGGCAGCAACCCGGCCGGTCCGGCTGTCAATCTTCAGCTGTGGACCATCCCCCGCGAACTCGAATGCTACGCCCTCCTCACCGGGCTGGCTCTGATCGGCTTCACCCGCCGACCCGCCCTGATCGCGCTCGCGCTGGCCGTCATGAGCGCATACGGGCTGATGCGCGATCAGCAGGCGCTGATCGGCTCGGGCCCGCCCGCACGATTGCTGATCCTGTCGTTCCTGGCCGGGATATTGCTCTATATGTGGAAGGACAAGGTTCCCAGCCGCTTTCCATACTTCGTGCTGGCCGCGGCCCTGTCGTGGTATTGCCTGAGCGATGTTCACCTGATGTCGCTGAGCCCCCTTCCCGTCGCCTACGCCACGGTTTGGCTGGGCGCCAAGAATCCGCGCAGGATCTGGTTCGTCGCCACCGGCGATTACTCCTATGGCCTGTACCTGTATGGCTATCCGACGCAACAGCTCATCGCGCAGCTACTTCCCGATCTGCGGATCTGGTACTGGAACGGGATCATCAGCGTCATCGTGGCGGGAGTCTTCGCCTGCATCTCATGGCATCTGGTCGAGCATCCGGTTCTCAAAAGAAAGAGCCAGATCCTCGCGCTTCTCCGCGTGCACGCTCCGGGTCGGCGGACGCGGGCCATGATCTCCCTGGCGGGCAGGCCGGAGCCGGCATGA
- a CDS encoding response regulator gives MSTRLRILVIDDEPPIRKLLRMGLSSQGYEVAEAGTGRAARQALAQAAVDLVILDLGLPDIGGHDLLRLIREGFPSLPVIVLSSRGDETGKVEALDLGADDYVTKPFGMNELLARMRTALRHQLAQQGERPVFRVEDLTVDLVRRLVRVGDREVKLSPKEYDMLRLLVQHAGKVLTHAFLLREIWGAVADPQYLRVYVRQLRQKIEPDPERPRYILTETGVGYRLRAPD, from the coding sequence ATGAGCACCCGCCTGCGCATCCTCGTGATCGACGACGAGCCGCCGATCCGCAAGCTCCTGCGCATGGGGCTCTCGAGCCAGGGCTACGAGGTCGCCGAGGCCGGGACCGGTCGGGCCGCCCGGCAGGCCCTGGCCCAGGCGGCGGTCGACCTCGTGATCCTCGATCTCGGCCTGCCGGATATCGGGGGGCACGACCTCCTGCGCCTCATCCGGGAGGGCTTCCCGAGCCTGCCGGTGATCGTGCTGTCGAGCCGCGGCGACGAGACCGGCAAGGTCGAGGCGCTGGATCTCGGCGCCGACGACTACGTCACCAAGCCCTTCGGCATGAACGAGCTGCTCGCCCGCATGCGCACCGCCCTGCGCCACCAGCTCGCCCAGCAGGGCGAGCGGCCGGTCTTCCGGGTCGAGGACCTGACGGTCGATCTGGTGCGCCGCCTCGTGCGGGTCGGGGACCGGGAGGTGAAGCTGTCGCCCAAGGAATACGACATGCTGCGGCTCCTCGTGCAGCATGCCGGGAAGGTGCTCACCCATGCCTTCCTGCTGCGGGAGATCTGGGGCGCGGTGGCCGACCCGCAGTACCTGCGCGTCTACGTGCGCCAGCTGCGCCAGAAGATCGAGCCGGACCCGGAGCGACCGCGCTACATCCTGACCGAGACCGGCGTCGGCTACCGCCTGCGCGCCCCGGACTGA
- the hpnR gene encoding hopanoid C-3 methylase HpnR, whose amino-acid sequence MKLLAVHPSGLMYTKIFLRLEPLGLEIVAGAARAAGHEVALIDLQVESHADFDRLLRSFRPDVIAFSCNYLANVPEIIDLAKSAKRDLPRCFVVIGGHSASFTAEELLEHGNGAVDCVLKGEGEAVLPQLLEAVAQDRASVAQVPGAVTLDGAGPPPRFITSLDDSRPARDLLRHRRKYFIGMLDPCASVEFARGCPWDCTFCSAWTFYGRSYRAMSPERAVEEVAGIREPGIFLVDDVAFVHEAHGLAIGEGLARRGVRKEYYLETRGDVLLRNKDVFRFWSKIGLKYMFIGLEAIDEEGLKRFRKRVGLDKNFEALEFARSLGITVAINLIADPDWDRDRFETIRQWCLEIPEIVNISVNTPYPGTEIWRTETRPLQSLDYRLYDIQHAVLPTRLPLPEFYAELVRTQQVLNRKHLGWRVLAETAGISARHLLRGQTNFLRMLWKFNSVFDPRLQLADHAREVRYRMAPPPVQRVAKLDPKALYIHPPLGRRGRAALDDAGERFVEETRMGTASP is encoded by the coding sequence ATGAAGCTTCTCGCCGTACATCCCAGCGGGCTCATGTACACCAAGATCTTCCTGCGCCTTGAGCCGCTCGGGCTTGAGATCGTTGCGGGCGCCGCTCGTGCCGCCGGGCACGAGGTCGCGCTGATCGACCTGCAGGTCGAGTCCCACGCCGACTTCGACCGTCTGTTGCGCTCGTTTCGCCCGGACGTGATCGCCTTCTCGTGCAACTATCTGGCGAATGTTCCGGAGATCATCGATCTCGCGAAATCGGCCAAGCGGGACCTCCCGCGCTGCTTCGTCGTCATCGGCGGCCACAGCGCCTCCTTCACGGCCGAGGAGCTGCTGGAGCACGGCAACGGCGCGGTCGATTGCGTGCTGAAAGGCGAGGGCGAGGCCGTGCTGCCCCAGCTTCTGGAGGCCGTCGCGCAGGACCGCGCGAGCGTCGCGCAGGTGCCCGGTGCCGTGACCCTCGACGGAGCCGGCCCCCCGCCCCGCTTCATCACCTCGCTCGACGATTCGCGTCCCGCGCGCGATCTCCTCCGACATCGCCGCAAATACTTCATCGGCATGCTCGACCCCTGCGCGTCCGTCGAGTTCGCGCGGGGGTGCCCATGGGACTGCACCTTCTGCTCGGCCTGGACCTTCTATGGCCGCTCGTACCGCGCCATGAGCCCGGAGCGCGCGGTGGAGGAGGTCGCGGGCATTCGGGAGCCCGGCATCTTCCTCGTCGACGACGTCGCCTTCGTGCACGAGGCGCACGGGCTTGCCATCGGCGAGGGCCTGGCACGGCGCGGCGTGCGCAAGGAGTACTACCTCGAGACCCGCGGCGACGTCCTCCTGCGCAACAAGGACGTTTTTCGCTTCTGGAGCAAGATCGGCCTCAAGTACATGTTCATCGGCCTGGAGGCCATCGACGAGGAGGGCCTGAAGCGCTTCCGCAAGCGGGTCGGCCTCGACAAGAATTTCGAGGCGCTGGAATTCGCCCGCTCGCTCGGAATCACGGTGGCGATCAATCTCATCGCCGATCCGGATTGGGATCGCGACCGCTTCGAGACCATCCGGCAATGGTGCCTGGAGATCCCCGAGATCGTGAACATCAGCGTCAACACGCCCTATCCCGGAACCGAGATCTGGCGCACCGAGACGCGTCCGCTGCAGAGCCTCGATTACCGGCTCTACGACATCCAGCATGCGGTGCTGCCGACGAGGCTGCCGCTGCCGGAATTCTACGCCGAGCTGGTGCGAACTCAGCAAGTGCTCAACCGCAAGCATCTCGGCTGGCGGGTCTTGGCGGAGACGGCCGGCATCTCGGCACGCCACCTCTTGCGCGGGCAGACCAACTTCCTGCGCATGCTGTGGAAGTTCAACAGCGTGTTCGATCCGCGGCTGCAGCTGGCGGACCATGCCCGTGAGGTGCGCTACCGGATGGCGCCTCCGCCCGTGCAGCGCGTGGCGAAGCTTGATCCGAAGGCGCTCTATATCCACCCGCCCCTGGGGCGGCGGGGCCGCGCCGCCCTGGATGACGCGGGTGAGCGGTTCGTCGAGGAGACCCGGATGGGCACGGCGTCGCCGTGA
- a CDS encoding UDP-glucose dehydrogenase family protein, giving the protein MKIAIIGSGYVGLVSGACFADFGHNVVCVDKDPAKIEALTAGRMPIFEPGLDTLVADNVRQGRLSFTTDLAAGVADADAVFIAVGTPSRRGDGFADLSFVFQAARDIAQALTRFTVVVTKSTVPVGTGDEVERIIRESRPAAEVAVVSNPEFLREGAAIADFKRPDRIVIGAEEARAAEVISELYRPLYLNQAPILVTSRRTAELTKYAANAFLATKITFINEMADLCEQVGADVQQVARGIGLDNRIGPKFLHAGPGYGGSCFPKDTLALVKTAQDAGSPVRLVETVVAVNDSRKRAMARKVILACGGSVRGKRIAVLGLTFKPNTDDMRDAPSLAIIAGLQDAGARVVAYDPEGMEQARPLLSGVEYAEDPYSCAEKADALVIVTEWNAFRALDLARLRAVMAAPVLVDLRNVYGAAEATRHGFHYLGVGGRRELPVAPQAVPAADAIDA; this is encoded by the coding sequence ATGAAGATCGCTATCATCGGTTCCGGCTATGTCGGTCTGGTCTCGGGGGCCTGCTTTGCCGATTTCGGCCACAATGTGGTGTGCGTCGACAAGGACCCGGCCAAGATCGAGGCGCTCACGGCCGGCCGCATGCCGATCTTCGAGCCCGGCCTCGACACCCTGGTGGCTGACAACGTCCGCCAGGGCCGGCTCTCCTTCACCACCGACCTCGCCGCCGGCGTGGCGGATGCCGATGCGGTCTTCATCGCGGTGGGCACCCCCTCCCGCCGCGGCGACGGCTTTGCCGATCTCAGCTTCGTGTTCCAGGCCGCCCGCGACATCGCCCAGGCGCTCACCCGCTTCACCGTGGTGGTCACCAAGTCCACCGTCCCGGTCGGCACCGGCGACGAGGTCGAGCGCATCATCCGCGAGAGCCGCCCCGCGGCCGAGGTCGCCGTGGTCTCCAACCCCGAATTCCTGCGCGAGGGCGCGGCCATCGCCGACTTCAAGCGGCCCGACCGCATCGTCATCGGCGCCGAGGAGGCCCGCGCCGCCGAGGTGATCAGCGAGCTCTACCGCCCGCTCTACCTCAACCAGGCGCCGATCCTGGTGACCAGCCGGCGCACCGCCGAGCTGACCAAGTACGCGGCCAATGCGTTCCTGGCCACCAAGATCACCTTCATCAACGAGATGGCCGATCTGTGCGAGCAGGTCGGCGCCGACGTGCAGCAGGTGGCCCGCGGCATCGGCCTCGACAACCGGATCGGGCCGAAATTCCTGCATGCGGGCCCGGGCTATGGCGGCTCCTGCTTTCCCAAGGACACGCTGGCGCTGGTCAAGACGGCGCAGGATGCCGGCAGCCCGGTGCGGCTGGTGGAGACCGTGGTGGCGGTCAACGACAGCCGCAAGCGGGCGATGGCCCGCAAGGTGATCCTGGCCTGCGGGGGCAGCGTGCGGGGCAAGCGGATCGCGGTGCTGGGGCTGACCTTCAAGCCGAACACCGACGACATGCGCGACGCTCCCTCCCTGGCGATCATCGCCGGGCTCCAGGATGCGGGAGCGCGGGTGGTGGCCTACGACCCCGAGGGGATGGAGCAGGCCCGTCCGCTTCTGAGCGGGGTGGAGTATGCGGAGGATCCCTATTCCTGTGCGGAGAAAGCGGACGCGCTGGTGATCGTGACCGAGTGGAACGCGTTCCGGGCCCTCGACCTCGCCCGGCTGCGGGCCGTGATGGCCGCCCCGGTCCTCGTCGACCTGCGCAATGTCTACGGAGCCGCAGAGGCGACCCGCCACGGTTTCCACTACCTCGGCGTCGGCGGCCGGCGGGAATTGCCGGTTGCGCCGCAGGCGGTTCCTGCCGCGGACGCCATCGACGCGTGA